From a single Miscanthus floridulus cultivar M001 chromosome 8, ASM1932011v1, whole genome shotgun sequence genomic region:
- the LOC136471130 gene encoding protein IRX15-LIKE-like, whose translation MMKAMAGPKLLVVHTSSNKALNGMAPASPMPFHVWSRCMWLVVFLALFTCVSLLTVFSTARASGGVAYQAAAPFTVTAAGAAEAGLPRYVFDALVHYAAAAGNSSSSMPEPDVRAIASVLRRRAPCNLLVFGLGAETPLWRALNHGGRTVFLDENPYYVAHLEGKHPGLEAYDVAYATAVRELPDLLDAARAARAAECRPVQNLLFSECRLAINDLPNQLYDVAWDVILVDGPRGFTQGSPGRMSAIYSAAVMARTKGTETEVMVHDYEREVERACGREFLCDENRVTATSTPSLGHFLVRGGAAVNREAFCGPPAAQKSKST comes from the exons ATGATGAAGGCAATGGCCGGGCCGAAGCTGCTCGTCGTCCACACGTCGTCGAACAAGGCCCTGAATGGGATGGCGCCGGCGTCGCCCATGCCGTTCCATGTCTGGTCCCGGTGCATGTGGCTGGTGGTCTTCCTGGCCTTGTTCACCTGCGTGTCCCTCCTCACCGTGTTCTCCACGGCGCGCGCCTCGGGCGGGGTGGCGTACCAGGCGGCGGCGCCTTTCACGGTCACCGCTGCCGGCGCCGCGGAGGCCGGCCTGCCGCGGTACGTGTTCGACGCGCTGGTGCAttacgcggcggcggcggggaactCGTCGTCGAGCATGCCGGAGCCGGACGTGCGCGCGATCGCGTCGGTGCTCCGGCGGCGCGCGCCGTGCAACCTGCTGGTGTTCGGTCTGGGCGCGGAGACGCCGCTGTGGCGCGCGCTGAACCACGGCGGGCGCACGGTGTTCCTGGACGAGAACCCCTACTACGTGGCGCACCTGGAGGGGAAGCACCCGGGGCTGGAGGCCTACGACGTGGCCTACGCCACGGCGGTGCGCGAGCTCCCCGACCTCCTCGACGCCGCCCGCGCCGCGCGCGCCGCCGAGTGCCGGCCCGTCCAGAACCTGCTCTTCTCCGAGTGCCGCCTCGCCATCAACGACCTCCCCAACCAGCTCTACGACGTCGCCTGGGACGTCATCCTCGTCGACGGCCCGCGTGG GTTCACGCAGGGGTCGCCGGGGAGGATGTCGGCGATCTACTCGGCGGCGGTGATGGCACGGACCAAGGGCACGGAGACGGAGGTGATGGTGCACGACTACGAGCGGGAGGTGGAGCGCGCGTGCGGCCGGGAGTTCCTGTGCGACGAGAACCGGGTCACAGCGACCAGCACGCCGTCGCTCGGCCACTTCCTCGTGCGCGGCGGCGCCGCCGTCAACCGGGAAGCCTTCTGCGGGCCGCCCGCCGCTCAGAAATCGAAATCGACCTAA
- the LOC136471131 gene encoding single-stranded DNA-binding protein WHY2, mitochondrial-like, with translation MLRLSRFLPSASKRSFDLKESLWSGSLTFQQAVSTSAANLDENLSGKRYASYTVFKGKAALSIHPILPSFSKLESGGSRVSRNGSVMLTFFPAVGQRKYDYTKKQLFALSPTEVGSLISLGPAESCEFFHDPSMKSSNEGMVKKSLSITPLGSDSGYFVNITVVNSVEKTNDRLSVPVTKAEFSVMRTALSFALPHIMGWDQALTNHHPSPAISKPRVERPHPDSEWER, from the exons ATGCTGCGGCTCTCCCGCTTCCTCCCCTCCGCCTCCAA GAGGAGTTTTGATCTAAAAGAATCTCTTTGGAGTGGTTCATTGACATTCCAACAAGCTGTTTCAACTTCAGCAGCAAATCTTGATG AGAACTTATCTGGCAAAAGGTATGCAAGCTATACTGTGTTCAAGGGAAAGGCTGCACTTTCTATACATCCTATACTGCCAAGTTTCAGCAAATTAGAA TCCGGAGGATCTCGAGTGAGCAGAAATGGATCAGTAATGTTGACCTTCTTTCCTGCTGTTGGACAAAGGAAGTATGACTATACAAAGAAACAG CTCTTTGCCCTGTCACCTACTGAAGTTGGAAGCTTGATAAGTCTTGGGCCTGCTGAATCCTGTGAATTTTTCCATGACCCATCCATGAAATCAAG TAATGAAGGAATGGTGAAAAAATCGCTGTCGATCACTCCACTTGGCAGTGACAGTGGATACTTTGTTAATATAA CTGTTGTGAACAGTGTAGAGAAGACTAATGATCGCCTTTCAGTCCCTGTCACAAAAGCTGAGTTTTCTGTGATGCGCACAGCTCTGAGT TTTGCATTGCCGCACATCATGGGTTGGGATCAGGCTTTAACCAATCACCATCCATCTCCAGCTATCAGCAAGCCCAGGGTAGAGCGTCCACACCCGGATTCTGAATGGGAAAGGTGA